TCAATCAATTTGTCTGATTGAAGCCATACTGGAGGACACCGgatgtcgtcgtcgtccaGCGCGTAGCACGGAAAATAGATTGGCCCTGGCAGTCGATCATCGCGACGCCTCGAGCCGCCGGAAAAGAAGGCACTGGATTCAGAGTTACCTGATATTGTGACCGAGAATATATTGAAGCCCTTTAGGAGTTGGCGGCTTCAACATCTATGTGATAAGGAGTTGTATGGATTACATGCGCTGCTGATAGACGATTTCATAGTGGGATCGGCCAGATCTGCCATGAGACCCGTATACATTATGGAAAGAACAGGCTTATCCTTGAAGATAGCAATACTAAGGCGTCTTTTATGTTGTACTATGTAGAGGTAGTAAGAACGTGGACCGCTAATCCGCTATGGAACCATGGATAAAGACGATGATAAACTCTTATCGATTTCAtcttttcatcttctccatTTTTACCTCCAATTTTGTCACCACGAGAACACCATTTCAACGTTGTTATTGAGCATTGTTGACGCATTCTTAATATCATTATTATAATCAGCGCAtttaaaagaaaaaggaaaagaaaagagaacaacATGCCCGGCGTCAGCACAAAACGCGCGCGTAGCGACGACGATCCGCAGCTCTCCCCCGACGAATCTGCACCTTCACCTCCCAAGCGGACACAAACGAGAAAAACAAAGATCCTCGAGTCGCGAAAACCAGAAAAGAATTACCACAGTGACGGTGACGATGAGACTTCCTCCGATGAGCCAACCTCGTCCTCGGGTTCCTCGATAGGTTCTTCCGACGACGACAgcgaagacgacgaagaagatgaacaGGAAACAAGAAatcaagaagaaagagaagataaTGGCGCGATCCCGTTCATTCCTGGACGCCAAAAGCCTCGGATACACCGCATCGACAGAAATAGTGACATTATGTCCCGGTTAACGGCTTTTTTGCCGCAGATGAAGAGTGCAAATGAAGATCTGGAGAGAGAACTTGCTGCTGGTCGGGGTAAGGAGCTTCAAGTGGATGGCGCAgatgaggaggttgaggggAGATATATTGAAATGGTACGTTATGCCCCTTTTTTTGACTGCCATTCACCATCGTGAGAAATGCTGACTGTCGCTGCTACAGAACCTAGGCCTGGGTGTCCTAGAAGAGAAACCGTCGGACGATGAGAACAATGACTCTTCGAGCGATGGCGAAGACGAGCGCTCTGACAatgaagaaggaaagcaGCACCCGACAGAGCTCCCCAGCCGGCCAAAAGATCCGAGCGTGCTGGGTAAATTGATGGGCGTGAAAAATGACGATTCGAAAAAGCCTACAATCGAAGAAATGAACGAGTAAACTGGCTGGCCAGTTGACACGATTTTGCATATAGACGGTACTTTCGATGTATATTGCTTGGATGCTTTTCTGCATTGCCATATTATATTGAATCTATCCATAGTAGCTATCGCACttattgcatacacagatgccGCCGGTTAGTAAATCACAATTATTTTCATCAAGCAATAACCAGCCAAAGTCCAGTAGCAACACCTTTCCCAGACTTTCCCATAACAGAAAACACCCTGTGTCTAACATATTTCcacgaagaagaaagaaagatatTACTTAAATTCATGAAATTTCCTTAACACGGCATGTCCAGCCAGATTCTTGGCTCAACAAGGGCAAACTAAAGCAAGTCAGCGTCGgattcaaaattttgaaaagGGGGATGGCAAGAAACATACCTTGCGCCGAGACACCAGCCCAACTCATTGCCCTTAATCTTCTTAGCAACCTTGACTTCACGCGACAGGGGCATATCGTAGCCCGTGTGCAACAGTCCTAGCATAAAGTTGAGGTCCAGACACCACTCAGGACGGTCACGCAATTCTCCAAGAGCACCCTCAACGCCCTCGAAGATCTTCCACTTGTCCTCGCCGCCACAGACATTCGCCGTAAGTTGGTGGAGCTCGTCTAGCGTGAAAGAATCGGGCATGCCTAACGGCTTAGTCCGGTCGTAAAAGTAAGAGAAGATGTACACATCTTCACGAGAGAACGTCTTCTCAAGAGATGGCTGGTGCACACCGTTGAAAGAGCAAGGCGCCAATTTACAGTCCGCTTCCTTCCGGAGGATCTTCTCCGCCAAAGCGCGGCACTGGGCAGGAGCAGACTGTTCCTTAGGTCCAACCATCTTGACCGTGACCTGTGAACCGAGAGGGTGGTCTGCTTCATACTTCAATACGACATCACGCTCCATTCCTGGTCCAATGCACGGGTTAGGGATCGGCTGCGTCAACCACGACTGGTCTTTGGGACTTTGGGCCAGCTTGGCGTCAACAACAGCCTTGTGGATAGAATCACGAGCAGCCATAAGGCCGTATCCCAAGTGAGAATGCTGGTACAACTCGAATTCCCGTCCTCCAAACTTGAGCGAGTACTTGTGGTCACCTTCGGCAAGATGCTCCGGCATGCCACCCGCCTTGCTCTTTGGGAAGGTAGGTTGAAAGACAATCTGAGTAGAGCCACCACCCAGGTCAAAAACTGCAGCGGTAGGCGTCTCATCAGGCCCACCAATCTTGCCAAGAAGATAGTTGGTGGTAATCCAGGCATAGACACCCTCGTCTGAACCGTCCATAATTTCAACACCGCCCTTCTCTTTGGAGACTACTGGGAAGGGATAGGCGGTTTCCAAACGAGTTCTCACAGCTTCTAGGATCTTCTCGCTCATTTCGGGTCCAATCATACGCAAGCCAGCTGTAGCCTTCACGGAGACTGGCGAGCACGACTTGTACTCGTCGGGGACATTCTTCATGGCCACGTCCATAAGGGGGTCCAGACTCTTGGCGGCCCCCTCGGCATCCTCTTTGTAAGAGCTCAGACCAGAGCCACCTGGCTTCTTCTCAGTTTGCTCGAAAATTTCGTTCTCGAGCTCAGGCGTAGGACCGCAGTTGTTGAATCGGTATACGTGAATGCGAGATCCCGTGCTACCGGCATCAATCATGAGCGCATACTGAATCAACGGCTTCGACGAGTCGTAAGGCTTGGAACACTTTTCGGTCAGGGGAGTAATGGAGGGCGATTGTGCTATATGGGCAACCAGTTAGATTTAGTTCTATGTCTTTCCAAATTACCAAGTGCGACTCACCCTGTCTGAGGCCGCTTACAGTGGGTCTGGATGGTGATAAATAGAACAGCATCAACAACAAGACACCCACGATGGCACCTGTCTTCAGATACCGTGTTCTTTGAGGTTGTGCCATGGTTACTGGCGACGGATTGTATGTCGAACTGTCCGGATATTTGCTCGACTCGTCTGAATATGCAGTGGCGAACGAACTGGGTCGCGAACTTGAGCGGATGCGAGTGTTTGAATTCGGGTTCAAATATAATTCAGCGCCTTGAGATACTCGACCATCAACTCCCGTCGACATGCGAGCGAAATCAAACGGCTGGTATGTGGGCGTTTCTTGGAGACGAAACGCCCTAAAACGTGGAGGTTTGGACTGCGATGGCGAAACGGACTAACGAACGAAATGTAGTAAAACCATTGAATTTCCAAGAAAACTCCGGACCAGCCCAGAACagagaaataaaaaagagagagtgaagaagaacaaaaagaagaaaagaccgTGCAAAAAGGCAGAGCAAGAAAGTAGGCAGAAAGGTGGCCGTGACGGTTTCAGGAGAGGCGGAAAAGGTCACGGGTTCAGCTGTGGCGCATCGGCCCGGACCCTGTGGCGGTGCTTTATCAATTGTCCGCCACGGAGCTATTATTGCAGAAACAGTTCCACTGCGACGATAGACGGTTTACTCCGAGTACAAATTCCGATATATGCTACTTTCTTGATTGAACATTTTGGCTTGTTACATATCGTCTGGGCTGCGAGCAATTCCTTTCTATCCTGCCTCAACTGCGTCGCCGCAGTCTCTCCGGCAAAATGAAGTACATGCGCAATCCTTTTTCTACAACACTAACATTCCGTCACCTATTCCTTTCGTCGCCGTCTCAAACCACCTCACAAATTGCATCGCTACAGTTGAACCGTATCCAGAACCAAACATCACCACGATCACCAGAGCAACCCCGTCGTTACGCAAGTTACAAATCGGCGAGACCTGCAGAGCAGAACCAATTCATAGATGAGAGAATCCGGGCAAAATTTGTACAAATTGTGAACGAAAATAACAAATTGGGCCCTCCTGAAAACATTGTCGATGTCCTGCGATCAATCGAACGTCCTACATACTTCCTCCAGCAAGTTTCGCCGAGTATTAACGGTCAACCACCTATTTGCAAGATCGTGAACCGCGTAACAGCGAAGGAACGTGAGAAAGCTAGAGCAAAGGCTGCCCATGCCGCCAAAGCGTCATTGAAGCAGGTGGAATTGAACTGGGCTATTGACGCGCATGATTTGTCCCATCGCTTGAAACAGTTGAAGAGCTTTTTACTGAAAGGCCGGAAAGTAGAGATTTacatgaagaggaaaaaagggAAGCGGGCGCCTACGACTGAGGAGATAAAGCATCTTATGGACAATGTGGCGGAAGCAGTCGAGAGTGTCGGCGCTGCGCAGGTTAAGCCCTCGTTTGGGGAGCCGGGGAAACAAGTTATATGGGTGGTGGAAAAAAAGAGTGGTTAGATTGGATTGGGATGTCTTCTTGTATATCACTCAATCTATGTACATTATTGATGAAGAACTGGAACGTGTATTAAATGGGCCCTATGTGCCTTGACATGCTTTGATGGCATCGGAAAAACGGCGTTAGGTCCGGCTCGGGGTAATGGTCGAAAACCACCCAATCCGAATATTTTTATACTGTGTAGAGTAAACTTTCAGCATTGCCAGAAATTGGCCTCGACTATGCAGAAATCCATTGGCATTAGATACCCTACCCACTTCAATCGCAGCGCACATAGTCATGTTTGTACCTTTTTGTACTCCGCAATCCGCCATCTCTGATTGGCTCAATGCTGACTAAGGGGATCCTAAAATTTGTTCGGATACCATCCTCCATCTCGACCTCTTTTGTCCAGCCCTCGTTTTCCTTCCCATCACGTTCCCTCGTGCTGTTGTGTTTGTGATTTCATAGCTGGGTTGTCAGGATGTCCAATATCACCAGAACCGCCAACCTCCTTCTGCGCACCAGCCGGTCCTCGCTGCTCCGGCCGCGTGCTGCTAACCCGGTCCACCATGTTTTCTCCAAGGACCGACTGGCTGCCCGTGGAATGGCAACCGCCTTCGAGCGTACTAAGCCCCACGTTAACATTGGTAAGCCGTCGTCCATTGATTGTGCCTAGCATTTATGGTTGCTAACAAGCTCTTTGATAGGTACTATCGGTCACGTCGACCACGGAAAGGTTAGGCTATATAACTTCCCACCACTTTTCCCACCTACCCGCGAAAGAATCACCGGCTTACAAGACACTCTGGATAGACTACCCTGACCGCCGCTATTACCAAGTACCAGGCCTCCAAGGGTCTTGCCAACTTCCTCGAGTATGGTGCCATTGACAAGGCTCCCGAGGAGCGCAAGCGTGGTATCACCATCTCCACCGCTCACATCGAATTCTCGACCAACGACCGTCACTATGCCCACGTCGACTGCCCCGGTCACGCCGATTACATTAAGAACATGATTACCGGTGCTGCCAACATGGACGGTgccattgttgttgttgctgcttcGGATGGTCAGATGTATGTCTGAATCGGTAACCCCTTCATACTCATGTAGATGGTTTGCTGACTGCTTCCTTCGAACAGGCCCCAGACCCGTGAGCACTTGTTGCTTGCCCGTCAAGTCGGTGTCCAGAAGATCGTCGTCTTCGTTAACAAGGTCGACGCTGTCGAGGACCCCGAGATGTTGGAGCTTGTCGAGCTGGAAATGCGTGAGCTTCTCAGCAGCTACGGATTCGAGGGTGAAGAGACCCCCATCATCTTCGGTTCTGCCCTCTGTGCCCTCGAGGGCCGCCGTCC
This Aspergillus chevalieri M1 DNA, chromosome 3, nearly complete sequence DNA region includes the following protein-coding sequences:
- the GDA1 gene encoding guanosine diphosphatase (BUSCO:EOG09261EAB;~COG:F;~EggNog:ENOG410PG92;~InterPro:IPR000407;~PFAM:PF01150;~TransMembrane:1 (i66-84o);~go_function: GO:0016787 - hydrolase activity [Evidence IEA]); translated protein: MSTGVDGRVSQGAELYLNPNSNTRIRSSSRPSSFATAYSDESSKYPDSSTYNPSPVTMAQPQRTRYLKTGAIVGVLLLMLFYLSPSRPTVSGLRQAQSPSITPLTEKCSKPYDSSKPLIQYALMIDAGSTGSRIHVYRFNNCGPTPELENEIFEQTEKKPGGSGLSSYKEDAEGAAKSLDPLMDVAMKNVPDEYKSCSPVSVKATAGLRMIGPEMSEKILEAVRTRLETAYPFPVVSKEKGGVEIMDGSDEGVYAWITTNYLLGKIGGPDETPTAAVFDLGGGSTQIVFQPTFPKSKAGGMPEHLAEGDHKYSLKFGGREFELYQHSHLGYGLMAARDSIHKAVVDAKLAQSPKDQSWLTQPIPNPCIGPGMERDVVLKYEADHPLGSQVTVKMVGPKEQSAPAQCRALAEKILRKEADCKLAPCSFNGVHQPSLEKTFSREDVYIFSYFYDRTKPLGMPDSFTLDELHQLTANVCGGEDKWKIFEGVEGALGELRDRPEWCLDLNFMLGLLHTGYDMPLSREVKVAKKIKGNELGWCLGASLPLLSQESGWTCRVKEIS
- the TUF1 gene encoding translation elongation factor Tu (COG:J;~EggNog:ENOG410PFSB;~InterPro:IPR041709,IPR005225,IPR027417,IPR000795, IPR031157,IPR004161,IPR004160,IPR009000,IPR004541, IPR009001,IPR033720;~PFAM:PF03143,PF00009,PF03144,PF01926;~go_function: GO:0003746 - translation elongation factor activity [Evidence IEA];~go_function: GO:0003924 - GTPase activity [Evidence IEA];~go_function: GO:0005525 - GTP binding [Evidence IEA];~go_process: GO:0006414 - translational elongation [Evidence IEA]), coding for MSNITRTANLLLRTSRSSLLRPRAANPVHHVFSKDRLAARGMATAFERTKPHVNIGTIGHVDHGKTTLTAAITKYQASKGLANFLEYGAIDKAPEERKRGITISTAHIEFSTNDRHYAHVDCPGHADYIKNMITGAANMDGAIVVVAASDGQMPQTREHLLLARQVGVQKIVVFVNKVDAVEDPEMLELVELEMRELLSSYGFEGEETPIIFGSALCALEGRRPDIGTERIDQLLESVDTWIPTPQRDLDKPFLMSVEEVFSIPGRGTVASGRVERGQLKRDQEVEIVGASATPIKTKVTDIETFKKTCDESRAGDNSGLLLRGIRREDVRRGMVVAAPGSTKAHDKFLVSMYVLTEAEGGRRTGFGANYRPQLFLRTADEAADLSFPGEDQSGRVMPGDNVEMVLKTHRPVAAEAGQRFNIREGGRTVATGLITRIVEK
- a CDS encoding putative translation initiation factor IF3 (COG:J;~EggNog:ENOG410PSJU;~InterPro:IPR019815,IPR019814,IPR036788,IPR001288;~PFAM:PF05198,PF00707;~go_function: GO:0003743 - translation initiation factor activity [Evidence IEA];~go_process: GO:0006413 - translational initiation [Evidence IEA]) translates to MKYMRNPFSTTLTFRHLFLSSPSQTTSQIASLQLNRIQNQTSPRSPEQPRRYASYKSARPAEQNQFIDERIRAKFVQIVNENNKLGPPENIVDVLRSIERPTYFLQQVSPSINGQPPICKIVNRVTAKEREKARAKAAHAAKASLKQVELNWAIDAHDLSHRLKQLKSFLLKGRKVEIYMKRKKGKRAPTTEEIKHLMDNVAEAVESVGAAQVKPSFGEPGKQVIWVVEKKSG
- a CDS encoding NOPCHAP1/New4 family protein (COG:S;~EggNog:ENOG410PYK7;~InterPro:IPR027921;~PFAM:PF15370), which gives rise to MPGVSTKRARSDDDPQLSPDESAPSPPKRTQTRKTKILESRKPEKNYHSDGDDETSSDEPTSSSGSSIGSSDDDSEDDEEDEQETRNQEEREDNGAIPFIPGRQKPRIHRIDRNSDIMSRLTAFLPQMKSANEDLERELAAGRGKELQVDGADEEVEGRYIEMNLGLGVLEEKPSDDENNDSSSDGEDERSDNEEGKQHPTELPSRPKDPSVLGKLMGVKNDDSKKPTIEEMNE